Genomic segment of Populus trichocarpa isolate Nisqually-1 chromosome 12, P.trichocarpa_v4.1, whole genome shotgun sequence:
GGattgaattattattgaaaGAAATCCCAATCGTCACAAAATGATGGGTCGTCTAGCTAGTTTTTCCATGCATGTCAGAAGTCGCCATCGACGAAAACCTTAGCCAAGtctataaaacataatatttcgTTTCATTCATTTGGTTTTTCCATATACCAAATAAGTTTTTCATAGGTGATCATTTCAACAATGAGTTACGACAGCAAAAACCATAAAGCTTCCGCAGgtaattgaatttatgttcGGCTtctgaaaatctttttttttccactttttttcTGTGATTGAGGAAGTTAATCAATTGTTTGTTTActaaattgatgattttcaggAGTATATCCTCCACCATCTACTTCATGGCCACCAAAGCAGGAGGTGCGTCGTCGTCCTCGTCCTCGTCGTCGTCCTCGTCCTCCTACTACTCCTCGCCCTCCTAAATGTTCTTGTTCACCATCAGTGCAAGGGTACTATGAAGCCGGTCCTGATGTGGCACCACCTCCAGTTAGTGACCCTACGAAATATGGTCCTCAACACCTCCAACagccacctcctcctcctcctccagaaAGAACGAGGGATGATGAATTTTGCACAGGATGGTAACTGagcattttttttcccctttttatttaaataacgaTTCACTGtgtacttatttatttatctttttcctaTGTGacagttgctgctgctgcctcTAGGACGCGTGCTTTTATGAATGATTCTCTGTAAAATTTGCAGCTTGTAATTATTTCCCTTGTGTTTCTTGTTGggaatcataattattttcgcTCTTTTTATGTCACTGTACGGACTACGTATGCTTTATCCACGCTATATTCTCCGTGCTTCACGTTTATTTGAGTTGAGCgtatgttaataattattttttaaaattatttttaatataaatatataaaaaatctaaaaatatataaaaataattctaagtaatttttttttaatttaaccgcTCTCTATTTAGCATGCAATCCTAATCAGTGGCGAAATCTTAAAAAGGATCTCAGTACATTAATCAAATTGCTGATAGAAGGGCTATAGACTAGTTTGTGTTTTGAACGTTGAGCAGCTTGGTAATGGGACAGACAGGCTCCATGGCGTAACCTGCACGAGTGGGAATGGAGACTGTAgactttagaaaagaaaagaaaggctaAAGAATTATGCAATGAAACATAACTAATCATTGTATATACTCTTATAGGTTGTTTTACATTACATTTGtacttgtgttttttaatgtattttaaaggtgtgtttggtataaaaaaaaacattaaattaaaattttaaaattttttttgatagttttaatgTAATGAtgttactaataaaaaaaatttagtaaaaattCACGAGGGATACCATGTTCCCAAGttgaagaacaaataaaaaaaattacagttgtATGACTTCTACAAGAATGGAGACCTAAGCTATGATCTCACAAACGTGAATTGCTCATGCAAACTAGTTTCAGTTCTTGATGGAAAATCGCTCTATCCATTCTGTCATGCAATCGGAGGAGCTCTGTGGTATGGTGGTACCCTTACAGGGAAGAACATTTGTCTAATTCCTTCAGCCTTTATTATAGGAAAGATGTTAACCATGTTAGAAAATCTTGCTTCCACATGAGTCTATCTTAGAAACAgaatttggaagaaaaattgataaCAAATTCAATTTCTACAGATTCAAAGTTCATTGAGATACCTACCGAAATCAATCTAGCACCTGTCCATATCCGCTTATGTGATGGTAAGGGAAGCATTAAGCGGCCGACACCATAGATAGCCACTGCAAGGAAATGGAGAACCAATCTAGACCAGAGAGTAGAGCTAGGGGTCCATTCGAAAAAACTCCTCCAAGGCTTAAATAGTCAAAACATGCTTGGCGTATATCGTTTCTAGCTGGATCAGGTGATGCACTAAACACCTTGTATAGGGCACCTGCCAATGTGTTTATGGTAGATGCCACTGGCTGCAAACAGATACATGAATCATTGGTTAAAATTGGTGTCTTTTTATGTTAATTCCGACAAGCTTTATTAGGATTTTAAATGGCTCGTCTTACCTTACGCAGGGTGTAGAAGGACTCGAGATATCTGCAAAGGGAAGATGCATCATTGAGCTTCTGCAGAGGTCGAAGAAGGTCACGTAGTAGCACAATGTCTGACAGAGCTACAGCCATTCCTCCTCCAGTTAAAGGATGCCTCATGCTGAATGCATCCCCCATTAGAAGGGCGCCTGGAGTAGGGTGAGGAGAAGCTGGCATGCTTCTGTTTGTCATTGTTCTTATGCTCCCTTTGTCAATTGCCGAAATGAAAGCATCGTGCAGTTCAGGAGGAATCTGAAATGCCCAAGTTGCTTGATTATTCTTTTGAATCAGAAAAGTGAGAAGCACATGTTGATCTCAAACATAAATTAGAGTAATTCCATTGTGTTAGTGTAAGAATTCACATAAATATTGCTTGAAGTGAATTGTAGTAACCTGGGGAGCTACTGCAGCTTTCAGATAGCGAGCCATTTCACCATTAGAAACGGAAGGTACTTTCTGTCCAGGAACATCTACCAAACAGCGAATCTCAGTGCTGCTAATAGGATAAAACAAGATTGGAGATGAATCTGCCCGAACATAATGTCCATGATTTGCATATGGAAGGTTGCAGTTTTCCAGCACCAACGCAACAAAACACGATGGGATATCAATTATGCAAAAGGAAAGATTAAATTTCAGTTGGCAAGGAAGATTAAATTATGCAAGCTAAATTCCTATGTTGTGGAAAAGGTTATATGTTACTTCAATATTAGCACACAGGATCACAAAACTTCAACGAAGGGATTGTTTTGCAATTTGGCAACACTGATCCTCACCTTAGGATTGCAAAGAGACCGCCGCAGATTCGAAAAACAGCCATCACAGACAATTGTTAATGGAGCATATGCTCCCAACTCTGTTGCAGCCCTGGTTTTGTACTGTACTCCTTTAATAGTCCCATTTTCTTCAATGAGAGTTGTTACCGTTCCTTGTTCCAATTTAACCCTGAAGAAAACATTGCAAGAAAATCGGATTGTAAGGAAACATTATTAATTATGCAACTACCCCGGAAAGATCATATGATTGAAATACTACAATGGAATAGAACTTAAGCAAGTATAATGAATGTCCATGAAAGATTACGCGAAAAGAGTTTTATGCTTTGTCTTGCATTTTCTGAATAAAACGGACATTGTGAAAGCTTCTTCCAGCAACATCTGAATGGAAGTTCTCCAAGGGGTATGGTAGTTTGGTACTTTTCCCATCTTTAAAGATTGCATATCCAAGCACTCTTTGAGCATCAATTTCACTCACACGGTCTGCAGATACACAAAGATATAGTTAACGTTTACTGCTACAGTTCTGatagtttttgttaaataatatttatgtagtcttatttattaaaagtagaatagtactttcagtttaacctatatatactttatttgtatttaagttaagactaagcattcataatatacagattattcagaattctagcctcctttttgtgtttgatcttaATTGTTTTAACCTAGTATCAGAACTGGTTTTATGAAACAAGACTTAATCCCTAACACAACTTCGCGGATCCAATTTTGGTATTTTGCTTCTGCATTCGTAAGTCCATCCGCATTCataagtccacaaaactactagattttgcttattcttgttattcttcatcatttactttctttttagcttctattcattgtctctttgagccatcttcctataaagaggcaattatTGATCCGCTTTGacagcaagctatggatgaggaactttctgctttgcataagacaaaTACTTGGGATCTAGTTCCTCTACCTCCtagtaagagtgttgttggttgtcgttgggtgtataagatcaagactaattctgatgggtctattgagcgatacaaagctaggctggttgcaaaaggatactctcaacagtatggtatagactatgaggagacatttgccccagttgcaaaaatgactactattcatACTCTTATTGTCGTAACTTCGATTCGTCAGTGGCATATTTCTtagcttgatgttaaaaatgccttcttaaatggagatcttcaagaagaagtttatatggcaccccctcccggtatttcacatgactctagatatgtttgtaagcttaagaaagtattatatggtctcaaacaagcaccccgTACTTgatttgagaaattctctattgtgatctcatctcttggctttgtttctagcagtcatgattctgctctttttattaagtgcactgatgcatgtcgtatcattctgtctttatatgttgatgacatgattattactggcgATGACATcgatggtatttcagttttgaagacagagttggctagacgatttgaaatgaaggatttgagttatcttcgatatttcctgggtattgaggtaggatactcacctagaggttacctttTTTCTCAGtcaaaatatgttgcagatattcttgagcgagctagacttactgataacaagattgtagatactcctattgaggttaacgcaaagtactcttcttctgatggtttacctttgatagatcctactttataccgcactattgttgggagtttggtatatctcaccagtactcgtccagatattgcatatgatgttcatgttgttagttaGTTTGTTacttctcctactactgttcactgggcagTTGTTATTCATATTTTGtgatatcttcggggtacagtttttcagagtcttttactttcattcacctcttccttggagttgcgtgcatactctaatgctgatcatggtagtgatcccacagatcgcaagtctgttaccgggttctgtatctttttaggtgattctcttatttcttggaaaagtaagaaacaatctattgtttctcaatcatccaccgaagcagaatatcctgctatgacatctactaccaaagagattgtttggttacgttggttacttgctgatatgggagtttcattttctcattatactcctatgtattgtgacaactagagttctattcagattgctcacaactcgaTTTTTCATTagcgaactaagcacattgagatcgattgccatcttactcgtcatcatctcaagcatgacatcattgctttgccttttgttccttcttccttgcagattgcagatttctttaccaagacgcattccatctctcgttttcgttttctggttggcaaactctcgatacTTGTAGCTGCCgtatcgtgagtttgaggggagatgttaaataatatttatgtagtcttatttattaagaatagaatagtactttcaatttaacctatatatattttatttgtatttaggttaagactaagtattcataatatacagattattcaAAATTCTAGCTTCCTTTTTGTGTTTCATCTTAATTGTTTTAACAGTTTTGACACTGAGAAGCTTAGCTAGTTCTACAGATATATTGAGGTTCTGGCTCGCCTTCAAGGCccaattcaattaatttcaggTAACCTCCAGGTTGCAGGAGTTCTCCAACAATTCTGTTAGGCTCAGTCAAGTCTCTTTCAATTACATGCACTCTTCGACCATCCTGCAATATGTACAGAAATATGAGATTGCAATTCTCTCCTGCAATCTTTCCAACAGAAGCAATTGACATGGAATGTCTGTCACCTCTCCAGGAGTGTAAGCAAGAGCTGGGCCAGCAACACCAGCACCAACAATGATTATATCTGGACTTTCAACATTGCATAACTTGCCCATTCCACTTTCAGAGCTCTTCAAACTTCTGTCCCTCTGAAAATCCTTTGAAACattaacctttttctttccttttgcatGATAAACTAAAATCAACCTCAAAACAGAAAAATGACTCCTCCCAAAAGATTACTGATATCCCATATCTGGAGATTGCTAAGAAAACAAGGGGTGAATGGTGTTGTTACCACTCACTACTTCTAGACTTTCCCTTTCTGTTTTAGTCAAAGAGCTCGGGACTGATACCATGCCTTTTATAGGCTTAAAAAACAGCAAAGTTTTGACATTTTCTGTAAAACATTTAGGCAATGAATTCCTTTCAAATAAAACCATGGGATCCAAAACAGGGGGAGATTGACAGTTTTGTTGCTACATTATTGTCACAAAGTAAGTTATTGAACCCATTTTTGTTATCATCAGGCAATGTATACAGAGCTTAGGATCACTTGTTCACTTGACAAGTCTATTTGACGTTTGGAAGCTCTTCATTTAAGATCTAAGATTTTTTCGTGTAATCACATGTTTGCTTGACCAAAGACATGTAGTCATAACAACCATgataccaaaatgaaaaatcatttgtttgtaaattagtcctttaatttgttttccataatatttttaattttttcctaaaatgttctttatttttagttaattctttttaatatttaaaggtCCTGTAAGGTCTTTACCTATCTATTTTGGcctattttatataaatcacttattacaagcaaaataaaaagttgatatttttatgtgaaaatatcatttcttccaaaaaaaaaaaaaaaaagagttcatcTAAGTATAGTAAAGATATGGGTTTGCTtgagtattgttttttaaaaaattattgattgttGAATTTGTTGAAAGGAtaaacttcttttattttttttactttctaaaaatatgtttatcttgaaaaaatattaaattaatattttttttcaataattttgatgtgttaatgttataaaaagattctgaaaaaaagttattttaatatattttcaagtaaaaaaataaaacaacacttttaaaaaacactttataataCTAAGCACATAATTAATgcattataatatataagtatATATGACAGAACGGGCATATGAGAAGGGCAATTTATGAAGTTTAATATGAATTTAACAGTCAGGGGATtaacttattattttcaaaatcaaaaggacTAAATCgcaacataataaaaaaggaattaaattataattttcccaCAACAGAAATGTTTTGTCCTTGTGAGCCTGAGACTTCAGTAGAGACCCAAATCAGTCACTAGCTACTCATATTTTACCTTCTAACAAACGGAGCAAAGTCCATTTATGATCTATctatgaaattgaaatgaatggAGGATCTCAATTCGTGTAGAGTTTATAacattctattaaaaaaatgctttggcagcccttttcttttaagcttttagaaaaacattctgctaggaaaaaaaatctaattttctgAATGAGCTGCCCTGACAcgagcttttttaaaaaaaaaaacaaatttgatcaaataaatacTGGGAAATTCCTGAAAATTGAACCattcttttgtttcatttgGGCATCAAATCTGTCTAGAAAAAGATTAATGCAACTTCATATCGATTAGCTAGGAAAGTTCTCCCAGTATGTTTTGAGAACACTTGGTCTGGACATTAGAAACAAGTGAAAGTTGCTTGCTTCCTAGCTGAAGCTTCGTTTCTTCTGTCTCACCATTGAAATAGTCGAGGATATATGGTGAAACATAAATGATCTAGGATTAAAGATGCAGAAAGCACATGAATTCATTTTTACGCGAATCCTTCAACATAATAGCAAAAGGAGATGGTCTCTCAAAAGTGTTTTTGGGTAGAAGTTAAAACACAAACCTGAAACCAAACACCATCTGACATGCAGCGAAAGAGTAATCAACAGAATTCGGATATACTAGTATGAAAGCAGATGCAAGGGCCCCAAGCTATAATTTGTGCATGTAATTTGTGCATGTCAGAAAGAGCTACAATCAAAATTCATCCCACAATAACTTTTGTAAGGATTGATTATTGAAGAAGTATATAGGACATCGCAGGATTCAAGATGTGCTGGGTTGAAGCATCAAGCTCGTCACAAGAATTCTACAATAACCTTCGATAGCATTGTCTAAATGTTCATCAAGAATTTGATGATGAGGTAATATTTATTTACCCCGAATCTTGACCTTAAGTGTCCATTTAACCTTTCCCTCTGGCATCGGAATAGACTTTGGGAAGCGTAGTGGCACCTCAAACTCTCCAAGAGCAGTCAAAGGTGATGGAAGATGCACGTTGTCAGGTTCAATTTGCACATTGAATTGTCTTGTCACCTGAGATGGACAGAAACCACGTTAGCACACATCCACCAGTCAGGCAAAAACTATCTTTTTAGCATACCAAGTATGCTGCACCTAACTACAAATTACGGAATTATAGTACGTATAAAACAGAACCTGTATCATAGATCGCAGTGTCTAAAAGAGAATTGTCAAACTGGGTTTTATAGATGGTTTTGTTATGATATATTGCCAGAACTTGCTCATGCAACATTATCCACCTACGTTATTTTCATGGATAAAGACAAAACAACTTACTTTACAACATTCTGAAGagaaactgaaattaaaaatgaagacTGATATACctcttttaaaatatcatccTTTGTCACTGGTGAAAGAATTTCTATCGGGTCATCTTTTGATTCACGGGCACGGAATTTTGCAGTATTGATCCCTACCCTAAAAGCCTACAATCATGAAAGACAGGTCAGATACCTCATATTACCGGTAAGAGCAAGCCAACttgttatttaaaatgtttCATATTCTCAATACACTTTTCAAAAGATAAACTACTAACCAGTTGGGCTTTGACTAAGCGTTTTGCTGCTGTTTCGTATTCTTTCATCTTATCTTCCATTGTCTCTTTAACTACTTtcacctcttcttcttcctcgggTTGGTAAATCTGATCCACAACACATCACAAACATCACAAACATAACACCAATCACTTGacatttctcaaacaaaaccaaagGGACACGTGGATGCAAAACTTTAATTCGCAACTTTACAACATAATGCACATAAAAAATTCAtgccaaacaaaaatcaagattCAAGACCAGCTACTTTcaccacataaaaaaacactaacaaacaCATGGAactagataaaataaatgtaagAAATTTGAGCAAAACCTTGCGTTGCTCCCTGATAAGATGTGCAAACTTTTCGATATTAGGGACAGCAAGTAATTTGGGCATCAGATGGTTGCGAAAATGCCCTGGCGCAACCTTAACTGTCTGACCAGCTTTCCCAAGCTTCTCTATGCTCTGCAAGTGCAAATCAAAATCCAGCATCAAGATCAATATCTGAACCGACACATTTCCtgataaaaaacccaaaaatgaaatatttcctAGTCACACACTTACTGTTGTAAGAATAACTTCTAACTTCTTATATCTAACCCCTTGACAAGCATATAACAATGGATGTATAGCACCATCAGAGCTCTTCAAGTTGGTTTCTTTAGCAACAATTCGCCGTAGAGCATTTCTGCTGTGCTGAATACAAGCCATAATCACCACAAAGAGTCCCTGtttcaaaacaaaccaaaattcaGTAGCTGCAAataccaacaaaacaaaatcttaaataagcaaagaaaaatgcaacaaaaaagTAAGTGCTTTAAAACCCAGAACCCAAAAATAAGAgcacaaaaatcaagaaatttcatttcttgctataagattatgaaaaatgaaagtAACTCAAGATTTGTTagcataaataaatcaaacactaAATCAACAGCAATCCCACAATAGCCAGAGcataaaactcaaaatctagaaagaaaaacaatgccTAAATTACTTAATGTAAGCTTGTACAAGAAACCCAAAATCTCGGTTTTGAAATGAAGAGCTGAGTTTTTTGAGCTTAGGATTTTGACGGGGTTTTGCCTGTAGAAGATGAGGGTGAAAGACGAGAGGAACCAAGAGTTTCAGCAACTgggatacacacacacaaacacacaccaGGTGAGGATTCTCCCTTTGATTCAAGGAACCAAGAGTGTCAGCCTTCCATTCAAGGAATCAATTTTTTACAAAGAGGAAAGtgcatgaattttttagaaTGTATTGATTAAGGGCTGAAGACAAGATTCCTGTCAAGAtctgggtttgggtttgggttcgGGTTCGGGACGGGTTGTAGTCGGGTTATGGATACAGAGCCAACAGGTGGCAGGGAAAGCAATAACTCAACCCAACCCGACTAACTTACCCCATGTTTTGGGGCTTTATTATTTTGGGCCTTCTTGGTCTAAGCTTTGCCACAACCCAAAGTCAAGTATCTTTTGTTAGGTTTTAGGTagggtgattgttttttattcagttttcttataaaaataattaaattaaaatttaaaaaaaaaaaaaatcaaaactcaactAAACTCAACTCTAACTGATTAGTTtcattttagttcatttttttaatgtaaaaaaccaaaaaaacctatattattactttttaataGGTTTTTAATGAGCTTTTTGATAGGCTTTTAATGAGTTTTCTGATGGACTTATAATTgatgttaatattatttaattttcttataagattctaaaatatatataatttttttgtcattgcatatttatttgtattaaattattagtgcgaATCTCGTGTTTATTAAGTTGTTTTTGCATCAGCAGGTGTCAGGtaaaaattgaagataaaatgaTGAATTAAGAGAATAGCTTATTAACAGCCTCTGGAATTCCCAAAAAACCAATACCAGCCTCTGAGGCCACTGAAACAACACTGGGGGAACACCTAGGACCAGCCTCTCAACTTGCCATCAACATCATAGGCCGACTTCAGtcaaatgatttttcatttcGGTATCATGGTTGATATGATTACAAGTCTTAGGTCAAGCAAACATGtgattacacaaaaaaaatcttagatcTTAAATGAAGTGAAAAAGACTAGTCAAGTGAACAAGTGATCCTAAACTTTGTATACATGGCCTGATGATAACAAAAATGGGTTCAATAACTTACTTTGTGACAATAATGTAACAACAAAACTGTCAATCTCACCCTGTTTTGGATCCCATGGTTTTATTTGAAAGTAATTCATTGCCTAAATGTTTTACAGAAAATGACAAAACTTAGCTGTTTTTTAAGCCTATAGAAGGCATGGTATCAGTCCCGAGCTCTTTGACTAAAACAGAAAGGGAAAGTCTAGAAGTAGTGAGCGGTAACAGCACCATTTACCCCTTGTTTTCTAAGCAATCTCCAGATATGGGATATCAGTATCTTTTGGGAGGAGTCATTGTTCTGTTTTGGGGTTGATTTTAGTTTATCatgcaaaaggaaagaaaaaggttaatGTCTCAAAGGATTTTCTGAGGGACAGAACTTTGAAGAGCTCTGAAAGTGGGGGCAAGTTATGCAATGTTGAAAGTCCAGATATAATCAAGCCATGCTTTGTGGCTAAGCTGTCTCATTGGTTCTTGGCTATCGAATATCAAAACAGTCAGGTGAGTGAAGCAGTTGCTATAAAATCTTTTCAATCTCAAAATGGTGAGGCTTTTcgctattcttcttcttcttatgctCTGTAATGAGATTCCTTTATAGACTCAATGAAGGACAATCACAAAACAAAGACAACCCAAGTatggtttttctggttttcacTCATATATATATCCAATTCACTTCTCTGAGACTCGCATATGGAAAACCAAGGAAAATGAATCATCTGGGAAGCCATCAGAGAATGCTGTTCCATTGAAGCAGTTGCTATAAAATCTTTTCAATCTCAAAATGGTGAGGCTTTTcgctattcttcttcttcttatgctCTGTAATGAGATTCCTTTATAGACTCAATGAAGGACAATCACAAAACAAAGACAACCCAAGTatggtttttctggttttcacTCATATATATATCCAATTCACTTCTCTGAGACTCGCATATGGAAAACCAAGGAAAATGAATCATCTGGGAAGCCATCAGAGAATGCTGTTCCATTGAAGCAGTTGCTATAAAATCTTTTCAATCTCAAAATGGTGAGGCTTTTcgctattcttcttcttcttgtgctCTGTAATGAGATTCCTTTATAGACTCAATGAAGGACAATCACAAAACAAAGACAACCCAAGTatggtttttctggttttcacTCATATATATATCCAATTCACTTCTCTGAGACTCGCATATGGAAAACCAAGGAAAATGAATCATCTGGGAAGCCATCAGAGAATGCTGTTCCATTGAAGCAGTTGCTATAAAATCTTTTCAATCTCAAAATGGTGAGGCTTTTcgctattcttcttcttcttatgctCTGTAATGAGATTCCTTTATAGACTCAATGAAGGACAATCACAAAACAAAGACAACCCAAGTatggtttttctggttttcacTCATATATATATCCAATTCACTTCTCTGAGACTCGCATATGGAAAACCAAGGAAAATGAATCATCTGGGAAGCCATCAGAGAATGCTGTTCCATTGAAGCAGTTGCTATAAAATCTTTTCAATCTCAAAATGGTGAGGCTTTTcgctattcttcttcttcttgtgctCTGTAATGAGATTCCTTTATAGACTCAATGAAGGACAATCACAAAACAAAGACAACCCAAGTatggtttttctggttttcacTCATATATATATCCAATTCACTTCTCTGAGACTCGCATATGGAAAACCAAGGAAAATGAATCATCTGGGAAGCCATCAGAGAATGCTGTTCCATTGAGTTGAGATCAAGTAAccagtttataaattttaaatcactAATCCTAATTCTGGAAGTAGGCTTTGTCTCCCTTTTAGAACAGTTAAGGTGGTTCATCAAAGGACTGGAAAATTCCAAATAATCTATTCAGGGAAGGGAAAGGGCAACTTTTGAAACTCTTTGGGAATTCCATATGTCATGACTGgctgatgaaaaacaaaaatgtgcatcaaatttttgttcttttccacTCTAGTAAGTCGGTCAATCTCAGATAAACAATAACACCTCTCTACTCTtagtttctttatgtttttattttccacCCATGTATCGTTGTGAATCATGCGTGGACTGATTGAATTGTTCTCTACCATGTTATTACAAACCTAGCAAAGGAGAGCTTCGAAAAAGGAAACAACCAAGAGGCAAAAACAATGGCAGCAAGACAACCTCAGAGAACCCAACAtcgaaataaaagaaaacaaaactaagcAAATGAAAAGCAATGGCAGGAAACTAAATTCAGGAAGAACAATGGCAGTAATTAAGTAATTTACAGCAAACCCATCTCCAGAAACAAGTATTCAAGAATCAAGtatgccaagaaaaaaaaaactaacctgaTACAGAGAGGCGAGACGCGAGAGCACATAAGATGCAGAGTGGAGACTAGAGGAAGAACAGAGGCAAacgaaataaagaaaagaaatggctgttttgagagagagagagagagtggaagTTGTGGAACCAGCTAGGGTTGATAACTTGAGTTTTGAGAACAGGCAAAAGGGACGGAAAGGGAA
This window contains:
- the LOC18103914 gene encoding uncharacterized protein LOC18103914 isoform X1, translating into MDSQDFLFLNPIIITVSTQSPVFPFRPFCLFSKLKLSTLAGSTTSTLSLSLKTAISFLYFVCLCSSSSLHSASYVLSRLASLYQGLFVVIMACIQHSRNALRRIVAKETNLKSSDGAIHPLLYACQGVRYKKLEVILTTSIEKLGKAGQTVKVAPGHFRNHLMPKLLAVPNIEKFAHLIREQRKIYQPEEEEEVKVVKETMEDKMKEYETAAKRLVKAQLAFRVGINTAKFRARESKDDPIEILSPVTKDDILKEVTRQFNVQIEPDNVHLPSPLTALGEFEVPLRFPKSIPMPEGKVKWTLKVKIRGK
- the LOC18103914 gene encoding uncharacterized protein LOC18103914 isoform X2, with product MACIQHSRNALRRIVAKETNLKSSDGAIHPLLYACQGVRYKKLEVILTTSIEKLGKAGQTVKVAPGHFRNHLMPKLLAVPNIEKFAHLIREQRKIYQPEEEEEVKVVKETMEDKMKEYETAAKRLVKAQLAFRVGINTAKFRARESKDDPIEILSPVTKDDILKEVTRQFNVQIEPDNVHLPSPLTALGEFEVPLRFPKSIPMPEGKVKWTLKVKIRGK
- the LOC127904085 gene encoding protein CYSTEINE-RICH TRANSMEMBRANE MODULE 11-like yields the protein MSYDSKNHKASAGVYPPPSTSWPPKQEVRRRPRPRRRPRPPTTPRPPKCSCSPSVQGYYEAGPDVAPPPVSDPTKYGPQHLQQPPPPPPPERTRDDEFCTGCCCCCL